Part of the Moorella sp. E308F genome, TAAATATGGTTAAACCAATACCTGGACTTGATTTTTTTGTATGGGCACACTTACCAGGAAAACTAATATTATGTAGTATAAGTATACTCCTGGAGGTGGCCCTATGACCATCGAGCAAATAATCAAGCTTCTCAACCTGGACCTGTCCTGGGAATACGCCGCCATGATCCAGTATATCCAGCATGCCAGCATGCTTACCGGTCCCCAGTATGTTGCTATTATCGATGAAGAGCTCCAGCATGCCCAGGAAGAACACGAGCATGCCGTAAAGTTAAGCGACAAGATCCAGTACCTGGGCGGCATTCCTACCGTCCAGGTGCAGGAAATCAAGACCTCCCTCAATAACGTAGAAATGCTGCGCCAGGACCTGGAAGCCGAGTATGACGCCCTGAATCGTTACCTGCAGCGCATTGAACAACTGGAAGCCTTGAAATTGTACGATGTCGCCCAGGTCATCAGGGAGATTGCCGTAGTTGAGCAGGAACATATTATT contains:
- a CDS encoding ferritin-like domain-containing protein produces the protein MTIEQIIKLLNLDLSWEYAAMIQYIQHASMLTGPQYVAIIDEELQHAQEEHEHAVKLSDKIQYLGGIPTVQVQEIKTSLNNVEMLRQDLEAEYDALNRYLQRIEQLEALKLYDVAQVIREIAVVEQEHIIDLEKALGIQKVR